The nucleotide sequence TATTCCGTGGTTGACATACACCGGCAAATCGGCGTTCTTTACCAGGAAAATCCTGATGCGGCCGTTGGTATCATGGGCCACGAGTTTCCTCTTTTCAAATTCTACTTTGAGCCCTACTTCTTCCATCCGTTCCAGGACCTGATCTGTCAGCCGCCCTTTAGGGAGAGCAAGAGTCAGAGGACTGTTCATAAGTCTACGATCCTTCCCTGGGCGCGTTTCTTGACTGCGTCCCTGTATTTTTCCAGCAGAGTGTTCCCACGGGCCCGTTCACGTGTGCCGGGAAGTGCAAAGCGCCCGGGATCTCCCACCAGGGGCTCGATCTTTCTTAGCAGAAGTGAGAAGCCGACCGAAGGACTGTCGAAACCGAAGGTCTCAAGCAGTTTGTCGTAGCGTCCGCCGGAAAGAAAGGCGGAATCCACCCCTTCCAGGTATGCCTGAAAAACGATGCCGGTGTGATAGCTCTGACTGCCTGTTTCCGAGAGATCTATTCTGACTATTCCGGCAGAGCCGCTGGTGTCGATAATCTTTTCCAGATCAAGAAGCCTTTGAAGATGGGGTCGGCATGAATCCGGAATTGAACCTCGTTTCCGGTCCAGGAAACTTTCAAATTCCTGTGATGAACCGATAAAACTGAAGAGATCGATAAAAACCGCGGGATCAGCGATACTGCCCTGTTTCAGCAGCTCCTTCATTTTTTCGGTGTCCCGAAGTGCAATGGATGCGAACAACTCCTTTGCCTCTTCGTCGTTTAATCCA is from Marispirochaeta sp. and encodes:
- a CDS encoding ATP phosphoribosyltransferase regulatory subunit: REDLPVRVWYADSILRHQQSEDISKNEFYQVGAELIGIPNLEGDAEVLLMAAEILNFLKIDAVLHLGSAALAHVAAVGLNDEEAKELFASIALRDTEKMKELLKQGSIADPAVFIDLFSFIGSSQEFESFLDRKRGSIPDSCRPHLQRLLDLEKIIDTSGSAGIVRIDLSETGSQSYHTGIVFQAYLEGVDSAFLSGGRYDKLLETFGFDSPSVGFSLLLRKIEPLVGDPGRFALPGTRERARGNTLLEKYRDAVKKRAQGRIVDL